In a genomic window of Wyeomyia smithii strain HCP4-BCI-WySm-NY-G18 chromosome 1, ASM2978416v1, whole genome shotgun sequence:
- the LOC129733961 gene encoding putative fatty acyl-CoA reductase CG5065 produces the protein MHTFSNHPIGLLPIEENYDPAKPSIAAFYAGRDIFITGGTGFMGKVLIEKLLRSCQGVNRIFVLLREKKEKSVSERFKEMLQLPLFEVLHKQHPEMLAKIIPVAGDVSLLGLGLSEGDVRLMSEVSVIFHVAASVRFDDSLHDAVMLNTRGTREVIQFGRSLKNLCVLLHVSTTYSNPDRYVIEEKIYPPYADWRETIKLAEQLDEETLEIFTPKYMGFLPNTYVFTKSLAEQIVDEYKDKLPLILFRPSIVISSMRDPIPGWMDNFNGPVGLLVGCGIGICRTMYCDPDNIADFTPVDVCIKAMIVAAWKKGTAAAQSNQNVPEPVEPLPVYNCCISNLRNSTMGQIVEMGKVLSDDMPLDNCLWAPGGGVTQIWILNFVRVMLYHILPAILIDVLLRMTGQRPFLAKLQRKIYTANMALEYFILNNWDFRNCNFIRLASEIKPEDIKEFYYRDFIEFDITLYFRNCILGARRYLLKQKDENLPRALKHLRRMKVVDKVCKLVAYSGFLYLIFIQLDLLGLLLHLASYRTMYSLEMDCSAF, from the exons ATGCATACCTTTTCCAATCATCCGATCGGATTACTTCCGATCGAGGAAAACTACGATCCAGCGAAACCGTCGATTGCGGCATTTTACGCTGGTCGGGACATCTTTATCACCGGTGGCACCGGGTTTATGGGTAAGGTACTGATCGAGAAGCTGTTGCGTTCCTGCCAGGGGGTCAATCGTATTTTTGTTCTGCTGCGGGAAAAGAAGGAGAAATCTGTTTCGGAGCGGTTTAAAGAAATGCTACAATTACCG ttgTTCGAGGTGCTTCATAAACAACATCCTGAAATGTTAGCTAAGATAATCCCCGTGGCGGGAGACGTATCCTTGCTAGGGCTCGGTTTATCCGAGGGGGATGTTCGACTGATGAGCGAAGTTTCGGTGATTTTCCACGTGGCTGCCAGTGTGCGTTTCGATGACAGTTTGCATGATGCCGTTATGCTGAATACCCGTGGAACCCGAGAGGTGATTCAGTTCGGCCGTTCGTTGAAAAATCTATGTGTCTTGCTACACGTGTCAACGACCTACTCGAATCCGGATCGGTACGTGATTGAGGAGAAAATCTATCCGCCATACGCGGATTGGCGTGAGACTATCAAACTGGCCGAACAGCTGGACGAAGAAACCCTGGAGATCTTCACGCCCAAATATATGGGATTCCTGCCGAACACGTACGTCTTCACGAAATCGCTAGCCGAACAAATTGTGGACGAGTACAAGGATAAACTTCCGCTGATCCTGTTCCGACCGTCGATCGTGATCTCTTCGATGCGCGATCCCATCCCCGGCTGGATGGATAATTTTAACGGACCAGTCGGGTTGCTAGTTGGTTGCGGCATTGGCATCTGTCGTACGATGTACTGTGATCCGGATAACATAGCGGACTTCACCCCGGTTGACGTTTGCATCAAGGCAATGATCGTGGCTGCATGGAAAAAGGGAACCGCCGCAGCTCAGag CAACCAAAACGTTCCGGAACCAGTCGAACCGTTGCCGGTGTACAACTGCTGCATTTCGAACCTGCGCAACTCTACTATGGGTCAAATAGTGGAGATGGGAAAAGTTCTGTCTGACGATATGCCATTGGACAACTGCCTATGGGCACCGGGCGGGGGCGTCACGCAGATAtggattttaaattttgtccGAGTCATGCTGTATCATATTTTACCTGCTATTCTGATCGATGTTCTGCTGCGAATGACTGGCCAGCGACCATT CTTAGCCAAACTGCAGCGCAAAATCTACACCGCCAATATGGCTCTCGAGTATTTCATTCTGAACAACTGGGATTTCAGAAACTGCAACTTTATCCGGTTGGCATCGGAAATCAAACCAGAAGACAT AAAGGAATTCTACTACCGAGACTTCATCGAGTTCGACATTACGCTGTACTTCCGAAACTGTATCCTCGGTGCCCGTCGCTATCTGCTTAAGCAAAAGGACGAAAATCTTCCCCGAGCTTTGAAGCACCTGCGGCGCATGAAAGTGGTAGACAAAGTGTGCAAATTAGTGGCCTACAGTGGGTTCCTGTATCTAATCTTTATCCAGCTGGATCTGCTAGGTTTACTGCTGCATTTAGCCTCTTACCGGACGATGTACAGTCTGGAGATGGATTGCAGTGCCTTCTAA
- the LOC129733962 gene encoding ATP synthase subunit delta, mitochondrial, whose protein sequence is MSFALRSTARLVSSVRPALRTMPVRGYADEMALTLAAANKVFYDSANIRQVDVPSFSGAFGILPKHVPTLAVLKPGVVTVYENDGGVKKVFVSSGTISVNEDSSVQVLAEEAHPVEDLDAAACREILSNAQSKLSSASTDVERAEAGIAVEVAEALVKAAE, encoded by the exons ATGTCTTTCGCACTGAGAAGCACCGCTCGGCTGGTCAGCTCGGTCCGTCCGGCTTTGCGGACGATGCCGGTCCGTGGATATGCCGATGAAATGGCATTAACATTGGCCGCTGCCAACAAAGTGTTTTACGATTCGGCAAACATCCGGCAAGTGGACGTTCCCTCGTTCAGTGGAGCATTCGGTATCCTGCCAAAACACGTCCCAACCCTTG CCGTACTCAAGCCGGGAGTGGTTACTGTCTACGAGAATGACGGTGGGGTGAAAAAAGTGTTCGTTTCCAGCGGCACCATTTCGGTAAACGAGGATTCCTCGGTGCAGGTGCTGGCCGAAGAAGCCCACCCGGTTGAGGATCTGGATGCTGCTGCCTGTCGTGAGATTCTTTCTAATGCCCAGAGCAAACTATCGTCCGCCTCGACCGATGTGGAACGTGCCGAAGCTGGAATCGCCGTTGAAGTAGCCGAAGCTCTCGTGAAAGCTGCCGAATAA
- the LOC129717651 gene encoding dnaJ homolog subfamily C member 16 isoform X3, whose protein sequence is MRLIPIVIKFCPERKGYVKCKNSSSSIYRRIHYCWLLAVCSILLVLLVGQVAAAGTDPYKIMGVQRHATLQEIRRAYKQLAKEWHPDKSDHPEAETKFVEIKQAYELLSDSERRKAYDLHGITNEDAYLYKERPDYSSYGRFPDPFEQFFGHNFNFHDQDISLFHKLSITSKYYETNIVPKSHHTPQILMFYSDWCFSCMKAANSFKKMIDTLEPFGVTFATINAGHENQLVRKVGVHSLPCVIMVLDGHNYVYKESVYNTQRVVEFIRQKLPYKLLPVVDDDSIDTFLRGWADNRVRALVMEPRTQPRLRYLITAFHFRERVAFGFVQLASEKSKQIQERYKLHPSLDTLLIFNEDASRPVASISMSDIPTPTLNNIISVNKFLALPRLSSQSMLEGVCPAEWNRPRKRLCVVLVTENTATHDEARNAMRRIALESSYSPERVRFAYIYQEKQAEFIDALAEHSKLKETVLKVVIIWRRDTKHIKYEWVHEATLQSADKTVENETHELNYNNTKQKLDGAIQRLLRSSEALSYEAEVKDLLDEHAQGLVVRILNKVLLAFEYMTDNLGQEHILPALSVVGTVAFILAAGYLMSYLVRIEEENIQKKQSKGADGKNGKTANYVPELRLHELRAEKYNGLVRLLKPGCRTIVLLTDMQSRNKLIPSFHKAVWPYRKNKTLMFAHMLIEKGIGWYAELLRLSLSESREMKINPRNCIGTVIALNGHRKYFCMYHAKHPESNRGAKRMMKMTRQLSTMPSDPEAGAFLGMESSDSEASTSDISEPKILLEENLLDGLPNWLDRLFEGTTHRYYINYWPDFTSK, encoded by the exons ATGCGATTGATTCCGATAGTGATAAAATTTTGCCCTGAAAGGAAGGGATATGTCAAGTGCAAAAACAGCAGTAGTAGCATCTACAGGCGAATCCATTACTGCTGGCTGCTGGCTGTTTGTTCGATTTTGCTTGTGCTTTTGGTTGGTCAGGTAGCGGCCGCAGGGACAGACCCGTATAAAATCATGGGAGTGCAGCGGCATGCTACCCTGCAGGAAATACGCCGAGCGTACAAGCAACTGGCCAAAGAATG GCATCCAGATAAATCGGACCATCCGGAGGCGGAAACCAAGTTTGTAGAGATAAAGCAAGCCTACGAGCTGCTGTCGGATTCCGAACGACGGAAGGCGTACGATTTGCACGGTATCACGAACGAAGATGCCTATCTGTACAAGGAACGTCCGGATTACAGCAGTTACGGACGTTTCCCAGATCCGTTCGAACAGTTTTTTGGTCACAATTTTAACTTCCACGATCAGGACATAAGCTTGTTTCACAAGCTGTCGATCACTTCGAAATATTACGAAACGAATATCGTTCCGAAGAGCCACCACACACCGCAGATTCTTATGTTCTACTCGGATTGGTGCTTCTCCTGTATGAAGGCAGCAAATTCCTTTAAAAAGATGATCGATACGTTAGAACCGTTTGGAGTAACGTTTGCTACAATAAACGCCGGTCATGAGAATCAGCTAGTGCGGAAGGTTGGTGTCCATTCGCTGCCGTGTGTGATTATGGTTTTGGATGGACACAATTACGTGTACAAGGAGAGCGTTTACAATACCCAACGGGTGGTAGAATTCATCAGACAAAAGTTGCCTTACAAATTGCTGCCCGTGGTCGATGACGATTCTATCGATACATTCCTCCGGGGATGGGCAGATAATAGAGTGCGCGCACTGGTGATGGAACCGCGCACACAGCCACGTTTACGCTATCTGATTACGGCATTCCACTTCCGGGAGCGGGTGGCCTTTGGTTTCGTTCAACTGGCGTCCGAAAAAAGCAAGCAAATACAGGAGCGCTACAAGCTGCATCCCTCGCTGGATACTTTGCTGATTTTCAATGAGGATGCTAGTAGACCGGTGGCGTCTATTTCGATGTCGGACATACCAACGCCCACGCTGAATAACATCATCTCTGTTAACAAATTTCTAGCACTGCCACGCTTGTCTTCGCAATCTATGCTGGAAGGGGTTTGTCCGGCGGAGTGGAACCGACCTCGCAAGCGTCTGTGCGTCGTACTGGTGACCGAAAATACTGCCACGCATGATGAGGCTCGTAACGCTATGCGAAGAATCGCGCTGGAATCCAGCTACAGCCCGGAGCGGGTCCGCTTTGCGTACATCTACCAGGAAAAGCAGGCGGAGTTTATCGATGCTCTAGCGGAGCACAGCAAGCTGAAGGAAACCGTACTGAAGGTTGTCATCATCTGGCGGCGCGACACCAAGCACATCAAGTACGAATGGGTGCACGAAGCAACCCTGCAGTCGGCGGATAAAACGGTGGAGAACGAAACGCACGAGCTGAACTACAACAACACCAAGCAGAAGCTGGACGGAGCGATCCAGCGACTGCTGCGGTCCTCGGAGGCGTTGAGTTATGAGGCGGAAGTGAAG GATCTCCTTGACGAGCATGCCCAAGGACTGGTAGTTCGCATCCTGAACAAGGTTCTGCTTGCGTTCGAATACATGACCGATAATCTGGGCCAGGAGCACATTCTCCCAGCGCTGTCAGTAGTGGGAACGGTCGCGTTTATCCTCGCCGCCGGTTATCTCATGTCCTATCTGGTACGAATTGAGgaggaaaatattcaaaagaaGCAAAGTAAAGGCGCTGATGGTAAAAACG GTAAAACGGCAAACTACGTCCCAGAGCTGCGTCTGCACGAGTTGCGTGCGGAAAAATATAACGGATTAGTTCGGCTGCTGAAGCCCGGTTGCAGAACTATCGTTCTGTTGACGGATATGCAGTCCCGCAACAAGCTGATTCCGTCTTTCCACAAGGCAGTATGGCCTTACAGGAA GAACAAAACGTTGATGTTCGCCCATATGCTTATCGAGAAGGGAATTGGCTGGTATGCGGAGCTGTTGCGTCTTTCGCTGTCGGAGTCACgtgaaatgaaaatcaaccCACGGAACTGTATCGGTACGGTCATTGCCCTGAACGGGCATCGGAAGTATTTCTGCATGTACCACGCCAAACATCCGGAGTCTAATCGGGGCGCCAAG CGCATGATGAAGATGACCCGGCAACTGAGCACGATGCCGTCCGACCCGGAAGCCGGTGCTTTCCTGGGAATGGAAAGTTCCGACTCGGAAGCGAGCACATCGGACATATCCGAGCCGAAGATTCTGTTGGAGGAGAACCTGCTTGACGGGCTGCCCAACTGGTTGGATCGACTGTTCGAGGGTACCACGCATCGGTACTATATCAACTATTGGCCCGATTTCACTTCGAAGTAA
- the LOC129717651 gene encoding dnaJ homolog subfamily C member 16 isoform X1 yields MRLIPIVIKFCPERKGYVKCKNSSSSIYRRIHYCWLLAVCSILLVLLVGQVAAAGTDPYKIMGVQRHATLQEIRRAYKQLAKEWHPDKSDHPEAETKFVEIKQAYELLSDSERRKAYDLHGITNEDAYLYKERPDYSSYGRFPDPFEQFFGHNFNFHDQDISLFHKLSITSKYYETNIVPKSHHTPQILMFYSDWCFSCMKAANSFKKMIDTLEPFGVTFATINAGHENQLVRKVGVHSLPCVIMVLDGHNYVYKESVYNTQRVVEFIRQKLPYKLLPVVDDDSIDTFLRGWADNRVRALVMEPRTQPRLRYLITAFHFRERVAFGFVQLASEKSKQIQERYKLHPSLDTLLIFNEDASRPVASISMSDIPTPTLNNIISVNKFLALPRLSSQSMLEGVCPAEWNRPRKRLCVVLVTENTATHDEARNAMRRIALESSYSPERVRFAYIYQEKQAEFIDALAEHSKLKETVLKVVIIWRRDTKHIKYEWVHEATLQSADKTVENETHELNYNNTKQKLDGAIQRLLRSSEALSYEAEVKDLLDEHAQGLVVRILNKVLLAFEYMTDNLGQEHILPALSVVGTVAFILAAGYLMSYLVRIEEENIQKKQSKGADGKNGKTANYVPELRLHELRAEKYNGLVRLLKPGCRTIVLLTDMQSRNKLIPSFHKAVWPYRNLDSDCRNKTLMFAHMLIEKGIGWYAELLRLSLSESREMKINPRNCIGTVIALNGHRKYFCMYHAKHPESNRGAKRMMKMTRQLSTMPSDPEAGAFLGMESSDSEASTSDISEPKILLEENLLDGLPNWLDRLFEGTTHRYYINYWPDFTSK; encoded by the exons ATGCGATTGATTCCGATAGTGATAAAATTTTGCCCTGAAAGGAAGGGATATGTCAAGTGCAAAAACAGCAGTAGTAGCATCTACAGGCGAATCCATTACTGCTGGCTGCTGGCTGTTTGTTCGATTTTGCTTGTGCTTTTGGTTGGTCAGGTAGCGGCCGCAGGGACAGACCCGTATAAAATCATGGGAGTGCAGCGGCATGCTACCCTGCAGGAAATACGCCGAGCGTACAAGCAACTGGCCAAAGAATG GCATCCAGATAAATCGGACCATCCGGAGGCGGAAACCAAGTTTGTAGAGATAAAGCAAGCCTACGAGCTGCTGTCGGATTCCGAACGACGGAAGGCGTACGATTTGCACGGTATCACGAACGAAGATGCCTATCTGTACAAGGAACGTCCGGATTACAGCAGTTACGGACGTTTCCCAGATCCGTTCGAACAGTTTTTTGGTCACAATTTTAACTTCCACGATCAGGACATAAGCTTGTTTCACAAGCTGTCGATCACTTCGAAATATTACGAAACGAATATCGTTCCGAAGAGCCACCACACACCGCAGATTCTTATGTTCTACTCGGATTGGTGCTTCTCCTGTATGAAGGCAGCAAATTCCTTTAAAAAGATGATCGATACGTTAGAACCGTTTGGAGTAACGTTTGCTACAATAAACGCCGGTCATGAGAATCAGCTAGTGCGGAAGGTTGGTGTCCATTCGCTGCCGTGTGTGATTATGGTTTTGGATGGACACAATTACGTGTACAAGGAGAGCGTTTACAATACCCAACGGGTGGTAGAATTCATCAGACAAAAGTTGCCTTACAAATTGCTGCCCGTGGTCGATGACGATTCTATCGATACATTCCTCCGGGGATGGGCAGATAATAGAGTGCGCGCACTGGTGATGGAACCGCGCACACAGCCACGTTTACGCTATCTGATTACGGCATTCCACTTCCGGGAGCGGGTGGCCTTTGGTTTCGTTCAACTGGCGTCCGAAAAAAGCAAGCAAATACAGGAGCGCTACAAGCTGCATCCCTCGCTGGATACTTTGCTGATTTTCAATGAGGATGCTAGTAGACCGGTGGCGTCTATTTCGATGTCGGACATACCAACGCCCACGCTGAATAACATCATCTCTGTTAACAAATTTCTAGCACTGCCACGCTTGTCTTCGCAATCTATGCTGGAAGGGGTTTGTCCGGCGGAGTGGAACCGACCTCGCAAGCGTCTGTGCGTCGTACTGGTGACCGAAAATACTGCCACGCATGATGAGGCTCGTAACGCTATGCGAAGAATCGCGCTGGAATCCAGCTACAGCCCGGAGCGGGTCCGCTTTGCGTACATCTACCAGGAAAAGCAGGCGGAGTTTATCGATGCTCTAGCGGAGCACAGCAAGCTGAAGGAAACCGTACTGAAGGTTGTCATCATCTGGCGGCGCGACACCAAGCACATCAAGTACGAATGGGTGCACGAAGCAACCCTGCAGTCGGCGGATAAAACGGTGGAGAACGAAACGCACGAGCTGAACTACAACAACACCAAGCAGAAGCTGGACGGAGCGATCCAGCGACTGCTGCGGTCCTCGGAGGCGTTGAGTTATGAGGCGGAAGTGAAG GATCTCCTTGACGAGCATGCCCAAGGACTGGTAGTTCGCATCCTGAACAAGGTTCTGCTTGCGTTCGAATACATGACCGATAATCTGGGCCAGGAGCACATTCTCCCAGCGCTGTCAGTAGTGGGAACGGTCGCGTTTATCCTCGCCGCCGGTTATCTCATGTCCTATCTGGTACGAATTGAGgaggaaaatattcaaaagaaGCAAAGTAAAGGCGCTGATGGTAAAAACG GTAAAACGGCAAACTACGTCCCAGAGCTGCGTCTGCACGAGTTGCGTGCGGAAAAATATAACGGATTAGTTCGGCTGCTGAAGCCCGGTTGCAGAACTATCGTTCTGTTGACGGATATGCAGTCCCGCAACAAGCTGATTCCGTCTTTCCACAAGGCAGTATGGCCTTACAGGAA TCTCGATTCCGATTGTAGGAACAAAACGTTGATGTTCGCCCATATGCTTATCGAGAAGGGAATTGGCTGGTATGCGGAGCTGTTGCGTCTTTCGCTGTCGGAGTCACgtgaaatgaaaatcaaccCACGGAACTGTATCGGTACGGTCATTGCCCTGAACGGGCATCGGAAGTATTTCTGCATGTACCACGCCAAACATCCGGAGTCTAATCGGGGCGCCAAG CGCATGATGAAGATGACCCGGCAACTGAGCACGATGCCGTCCGACCCGGAAGCCGGTGCTTTCCTGGGAATGGAAAGTTCCGACTCGGAAGCGAGCACATCGGACATATCCGAGCCGAAGATTCTGTTGGAGGAGAACCTGCTTGACGGGCTGCCCAACTGGTTGGATCGACTGTTCGAGGGTACCACGCATCGGTACTATATCAACTATTGGCCCGATTTCACTTCGAAGTAA
- the LOC129717651 gene encoding dnaJ homolog subfamily C member 16 isoform X2: protein MRLIPIVIKFCPERKGYVKCKNSSSSIYRRIHYCWLLAVCSILLVLLVGQVAAAGTDPYKIMGVQRHATLQEIRRAYKQLAKEWHPDKSDHPEAETKFVEIKQAYELLSDSERRKAYDLHGITNEDAYLYKERPDYSSYGRFPDPFEQFFGHNFNFHDQDISLFHKLSITSKYYETNIVPKSHHTPQILMFYSDWCFSCMKAANSFKKMIDTLEPFGVTFATINAGHENQLVRKVGVHSLPCVIMVLDGHNYVYKESVYNTQRVVEFIRQKLPYKLLPVVDDDSIDTFLRGWADNRVRALVMEPRTQPRLRYLITAFHFRERVAFGFVQLASEKSKQIQERYKLHPSLDTLLIFNEDASRPVASISMSDIPTPTLNNIISVNKFLALPRLSSQSMLEGVCPAEWNRPRKRLCVVLVTENTATHDEARNAMRRIALESSYSPERVRFAYIYQEKQAEFIDALAEHSKLKETVLKVVIIWRRDTKHIKYEWVHEATLQSADKTVENETHELNYNNTKQKLDGAIQRLLRSSEALSYEAEVKDLLDEHAQGLVVRILNKVLLAFEYMTDNLGQEHILPALSVVGTVAFILAAGYLMSYLVRIEEENIQKKQSKGADGKTANYVPELRLHELRAEKYNGLVRLLKPGCRTIVLLTDMQSRNKLIPSFHKAVWPYRNLDSDCRNKTLMFAHMLIEKGIGWYAELLRLSLSESREMKINPRNCIGTVIALNGHRKYFCMYHAKHPESNRGAKRMMKMTRQLSTMPSDPEAGAFLGMESSDSEASTSDISEPKILLEENLLDGLPNWLDRLFEGTTHRYYINYWPDFTSK from the exons ATGCGATTGATTCCGATAGTGATAAAATTTTGCCCTGAAAGGAAGGGATATGTCAAGTGCAAAAACAGCAGTAGTAGCATCTACAGGCGAATCCATTACTGCTGGCTGCTGGCTGTTTGTTCGATTTTGCTTGTGCTTTTGGTTGGTCAGGTAGCGGCCGCAGGGACAGACCCGTATAAAATCATGGGAGTGCAGCGGCATGCTACCCTGCAGGAAATACGCCGAGCGTACAAGCAACTGGCCAAAGAATG GCATCCAGATAAATCGGACCATCCGGAGGCGGAAACCAAGTTTGTAGAGATAAAGCAAGCCTACGAGCTGCTGTCGGATTCCGAACGACGGAAGGCGTACGATTTGCACGGTATCACGAACGAAGATGCCTATCTGTACAAGGAACGTCCGGATTACAGCAGTTACGGACGTTTCCCAGATCCGTTCGAACAGTTTTTTGGTCACAATTTTAACTTCCACGATCAGGACATAAGCTTGTTTCACAAGCTGTCGATCACTTCGAAATATTACGAAACGAATATCGTTCCGAAGAGCCACCACACACCGCAGATTCTTATGTTCTACTCGGATTGGTGCTTCTCCTGTATGAAGGCAGCAAATTCCTTTAAAAAGATGATCGATACGTTAGAACCGTTTGGAGTAACGTTTGCTACAATAAACGCCGGTCATGAGAATCAGCTAGTGCGGAAGGTTGGTGTCCATTCGCTGCCGTGTGTGATTATGGTTTTGGATGGACACAATTACGTGTACAAGGAGAGCGTTTACAATACCCAACGGGTGGTAGAATTCATCAGACAAAAGTTGCCTTACAAATTGCTGCCCGTGGTCGATGACGATTCTATCGATACATTCCTCCGGGGATGGGCAGATAATAGAGTGCGCGCACTGGTGATGGAACCGCGCACACAGCCACGTTTACGCTATCTGATTACGGCATTCCACTTCCGGGAGCGGGTGGCCTTTGGTTTCGTTCAACTGGCGTCCGAAAAAAGCAAGCAAATACAGGAGCGCTACAAGCTGCATCCCTCGCTGGATACTTTGCTGATTTTCAATGAGGATGCTAGTAGACCGGTGGCGTCTATTTCGATGTCGGACATACCAACGCCCACGCTGAATAACATCATCTCTGTTAACAAATTTCTAGCACTGCCACGCTTGTCTTCGCAATCTATGCTGGAAGGGGTTTGTCCGGCGGAGTGGAACCGACCTCGCAAGCGTCTGTGCGTCGTACTGGTGACCGAAAATACTGCCACGCATGATGAGGCTCGTAACGCTATGCGAAGAATCGCGCTGGAATCCAGCTACAGCCCGGAGCGGGTCCGCTTTGCGTACATCTACCAGGAAAAGCAGGCGGAGTTTATCGATGCTCTAGCGGAGCACAGCAAGCTGAAGGAAACCGTACTGAAGGTTGTCATCATCTGGCGGCGCGACACCAAGCACATCAAGTACGAATGGGTGCACGAAGCAACCCTGCAGTCGGCGGATAAAACGGTGGAGAACGAAACGCACGAGCTGAACTACAACAACACCAAGCAGAAGCTGGACGGAGCGATCCAGCGACTGCTGCGGTCCTCGGAGGCGTTGAGTTATGAGGCGGAAGTGAAG GATCTCCTTGACGAGCATGCCCAAGGACTGGTAGTTCGCATCCTGAACAAGGTTCTGCTTGCGTTCGAATACATGACCGATAATCTGGGCCAGGAGCACATTCTCCCAGCGCTGTCAGTAGTGGGAACGGTCGCGTTTATCCTCGCCGCCGGTTATCTCATGTCCTATCTGGTACGAATTGAGgaggaaaatattcaaaagaaGCAAAGTAAAGGCGCTGATG GTAAAACGGCAAACTACGTCCCAGAGCTGCGTCTGCACGAGTTGCGTGCGGAAAAATATAACGGATTAGTTCGGCTGCTGAAGCCCGGTTGCAGAACTATCGTTCTGTTGACGGATATGCAGTCCCGCAACAAGCTGATTCCGTCTTTCCACAAGGCAGTATGGCCTTACAGGAA TCTCGATTCCGATTGTAGGAACAAAACGTTGATGTTCGCCCATATGCTTATCGAGAAGGGAATTGGCTGGTATGCGGAGCTGTTGCGTCTTTCGCTGTCGGAGTCACgtgaaatgaaaatcaaccCACGGAACTGTATCGGTACGGTCATTGCCCTGAACGGGCATCGGAAGTATTTCTGCATGTACCACGCCAAACATCCGGAGTCTAATCGGGGCGCCAAG CGCATGATGAAGATGACCCGGCAACTGAGCACGATGCCGTCCGACCCGGAAGCCGGTGCTTTCCTGGGAATGGAAAGTTCCGACTCGGAAGCGAGCACATCGGACATATCCGAGCCGAAGATTCTGTTGGAGGAGAACCTGCTTGACGGGCTGCCCAACTGGTTGGATCGACTGTTCGAGGGTACCACGCATCGGTACTATATCAACTATTGGCCCGATTTCACTTCGAAGTAA